The proteins below are encoded in one region of Helianthus annuus cultivar XRQ/B chromosome 2, HanXRQr2.0-SUNRISE, whole genome shotgun sequence:
- the LOC110914553 gene encoding putative SNAP25 homologous protein SNAP30, with the protein MFGLKKPHFPHRISKTNSVDPGFPGQHASNPFDSDDESDKKSTLNAARRTSSEPSVLVPDSRAALFDDDEVKRSGYKVAYASRNKYKNDFVDSGGLENQDVQELEHYAAYKAEETTKTVNSALKIAENIREDATKTMITLHQQGEQITRTHMTAADIEQDLSRGEKLLGSLGGIFSRTWKPKKGHTITGPVLTRDDPAQRKGAHLEQREKLGLSTTQTKGQWHSRTPPPEPTNALQKVEYEKTKQDDALSDLSNILGELKEMAVDMGSEIERQNKALNPLEEDIDELNFRVKGANQRTRRLLGK; encoded by the exons ATGTTTGGGCTCAAGAAACCTCATTTCCCTCACAGAATTTCTAAAACCAACTCAGTTGACCCTGGATTCCCTGGTCAACATGCTTCAAATCCGTTCGATTCTGATGACGAGTCAGACAAAAAGTCAACCTTAAACGCGGCAAGAAGAACTTCATCTGAACCTTCTGTGTTGGTCCCAGATTCAAGAGCCGCTCTTTTTGATGATGACGAGGTTAAAAGATCAGGTTACAAAGTTGCTTATGCGTCAAGAAACAAGTACAAAAACGATTTTGTTGATTCTGGTGGTTTGGAGAACCAAGATGTGCAAGAACTGGAACATTATGCTGCTTACAAAGCGGAAGAAACTACAAAAACGGTTAACAGCGCGTTAAAAATTGCGGAAAACATAAGAGAAGATGCCACTAAAACTATGATTACGTTGCATCAACAGGGTGAACAGATTACTAGGACCCACATGACTGCTGCTGATATCGAACAGGATCTTAGCAGG GGCGAGAAGCTTTTGGGAAGTCTCGGGGGCATATTCTCGAGAACCTGGAAGCCTAAGAAGGGTCATACAATTACCGGGCCCGTGCTCACCAGAG ATGATCCGGCACAACGAAAGGGTGCCCATTTGGAACAACGAGAAAAACTGGGACTGTCCACAACTCAAACTAAGGGACAGTGGCATTCGAGAACTCCACCCCCTGAACCCACAAACGCGTTGCAGAAAGTCGAG TATGAGAAAACAAAGCAAGATGATGCCCTGTCAGACTTAAGTAACATCCTCGGGGAGCTTAAAGAAATGGCTGTCGACATGGGTTCAGAGATTGAAAG GCAAAACAAAGCTCTTAATCCTCTTGAAGAGGATATTGATGAGCTCAATTTCCGAGTTAAAGGTGCTAATCAACGTACTCGACGTTTGCTTGGAAAGTAG